TCGATGACGCGACCCTGGCGGATGCACCGGCATCCGACACCCCGTCGGTGACGGTCGCAGGACCGACCGGCGACATCATCAGCCTCGGAGGCACGCTCGCTCCCGGCGCGGTCGCGACGATCACCTACTCGGTGACGGTGAATGCGCTGGGCGACCGTGGCGACAACCGGGCCACGAACTTCCTCGTGCCCCCCGGCACTCCTCCCGGCGCCGTCTGCGACCCCGCTACCGAGCAGTGCACGAGCACTCCGATCCAGGCGTACACGGTCGCGAAGAGCGTCGACGTCGCCTCGACCACCCCTGGCGGCGTGGTGACCTACACGGTCGTCGTGACCAATGCCGGTGAGGTCGACTACACGGCCGCGGATCCCGCGTCCTTCACCGACGATCTGTCCGGTGTGCTGGATGACGCCGTCTACAACGGCGACATCACCGCCGGCGGAACCGTGGTCGGAGACACGTTGACCTGGTCGGGTCCCCTGGCGGTCGGAGCGACCACGACGGTGACGTACTCGGTCACGGTCGACGACCCGCCGGCCGGCGACTCTGTGCTCGACAACGCCGTCGTCCCGACGGCACCAGGGGGCGAGTGCGACCCCGCAGCCGTCTGCGTGACGGAGACCCCGATCGCCTCGTTCACGCTGACCAAGGACGTCGATGTCACCTCGGCGATGCCCGGTGACACAGTGACGTACACCGTCACCGTCACGAACACGGGACAGTCGCCGTTCACCACGGCCGCACCGGCATCCTTCGAGGACGACCTCGCCGGAGTGCTCGACGACGCCGCCTACAACGGCGATGTCTCCGCCGGCGGCTCCGTGACCGGATCGGTACTCACCTGGTCGGGCGCGCTCGCCGTGGGTGCCTCGGCGACGGTGACCTACTCGGTGACCGTGAACGACCCGATCACCGGCGACCAGGACCTTGCGAACGTCGTCACCCCGACGGCACCGGGAGGCAGCTGCGCGATCGCGGCCGACTGCGTCACGAACACGCCCGTCGCCTCCTACACAGTCGCCAAGGAGGCGAGCGCGGCCTCCGCGCTGCCCGGTGACACGGTGACCTACACCGTCACCGTCACTAACACCGGCGACGTCGACTACACGGGCGCAGACCCGGCATCCTTCACCGATGACCTCTCCGGCGTCCTCGACGACGCGGTCTACAACGATGATGTGAGCGCGGGCGGCACCGTGAGCGGCACCACGCTCACGTGGTCGGGTGCGCTGGCTGCGGGCGACTCGGTGACGGTGACCTACTCGGTGACCGTCGACGACCCGATCACCGGCGACTTCTCGCTGCTGAACGTGGTCGCCCCGACGGGGCCCGGCGGCAGCTGCGACGACGTCTGCACGACGACGACCCCGCTCGGATCCTTCCGCATCGTGAAGGAGACCGAGTCCACCACGGTCGTCCCCGGTGACGTCGTGACCTACACGATCACCGTGACCAACGTCGGCGATGCGGCGTACACGGCGGCCGATCCCGCCTCGTTCACCGACGACCTGTCGGCCGTGCTCGACGATGCGACCTACAACGGTGACGCGACCTCGACCACCGGCACTGGCGTCGCGTACGCCGCTCCCGTGCTGTCGTGGTCGGGCGAGCTCGCCGTCGGCGCGGTGGTGACCGTCACCTACTCCGTGACGGTGAACAGTCCGGCGACCGGCGACGCCAGCCTGTCGAACACTGTGGTGACGCCTCCGGGCTCGGGCGGCAACTGCGAGCCCGGATCGACCGACCCTGCCTGCATCGCCAATGTCCCGGCGGCGGCGTTCACGATCGAGAAGACCGCCGAACCGGCGGTGGCACAGCCCGGTGACGTGGTCACCTACACGGTGACGGTCACGAACACCGGCGGCCTGCCCTACACGGACGCCGATCCTGCCGCCTTCACAGACGACCTCTCGCGGGTGCTCGACGACTCGTCGTACAACGACGACGTGTCTGTGGGTGGCGATGTCACCGGCGACACGCTGACCTGGTCGGGTCCGCTCGAGGTCGGTGAGACGCTCCAGGTCACCTATTCGGTCACGGTCGACGACCCGGTGGACGGCGACTTCCTGCTCCGCAATGTCGTCGCGCCGGCCGCCCCGGGCGGCGAGTGCGTGCCCGACTCCTGCATCACCGAGACGCCGGTGGCGTCGTACCAGGTGCAGAAGCAGGTCGACGTCCCCGATGCGAATGTCGGCGACGTCGTGACGTACACGGTCACGGTGACCAACACCGGGCGGGTTCCCTACACCGATGCGTTCCCGGCGCTGTTCGACGATGACCTCTCGGGTGTCCTCGACGACGCGACGTACAACGACGACGCCAGCGGCGGCGCGTTCGTCGCCGGTGACCTCATGTCGTGGACAGGTGCAGTCGCCATCGGATCGACGGCGACCGTCACGTACTCGGTGACCGTGAACGATCCACTCACGGGCGACGGACTCCTGCGCAACGCGGTGACCGCCTCGGGGCCGGGAGGCTCCTGTGACGAGGCTGCGGACTGCATCACCGAGACTCCGATCGCGACCTACCGCGTCGAGAAGGACGTCTCGACCACGCGAGCGTGGGTCGGAGACAGGGTCACCTTCACGATCACGGTGACGAACACGGGAGAGGTGCCGTACACCGATGCCAGCCCGGCGTCGTTCACCGACGATCTGAGCTCGGCGCTCGCTGTCGGACGGTACAACGGCGATGCCAGCAGCGGAGCGACCTACAGTGCTCCGTCCCTCAGCTGGGAGGGTGCGCTCGACGTCGGTGCCACCGTGAAGGTCACCTACTCGGTCACGGTCACCGAGCCGGGCG
This genomic interval from Microbacterium hydrocarbonoxydans contains the following:
- a CDS encoding DUF11 domain-containing protein is translated as MLLTSSLVAAGFAFPTAAQAAPGDPFSAASPVVFIAQGTPSQLQRAETTGTGEFAFTPEGAPGPVSYNAIGYRPADGYLYGMVNGGATAALPLGSLVRVGQGGVVTRVGTQIYTHPATGSTRFFAGAFNPANGLYYISDSAPNTTVRAVNATTGAIVQTFTMNFPPDVQDFTFANGYAWGATATGGIRRFDFAAGTYTTYPAIIPPGANGFGGAWTFGNGNLGFSNNLTGDVSQVQVTNPTAAIPTFRVVSVVPGPPSAVNDGTAIPGLPADLAIVKTGPATYEPGGRISYSVTVTNNGAGTSSGWTVSDTLPAGLSNPSVAGDVSSTIVGSTVTASGGRLDPGEAVTFTIEADTSATPGACIANTASVLGNEADPVAGNNQSTTTACDLQLSVTKTSDATADTRAGDVVTYTVTATNTGAGAYTAADPAVVVDDLTGVLDDATYNGDVAASAPGDLAYAQPLLSWAGALAPGATVTLTYSVTVGSGGDGVARNVAWQPNDPEDPVTPACDPAVGGVDAVTGEPCAVEQYVLPRLTIDKSADRSDLPAVGDTVTYTVTVTNPGPGAYTAAAPATATDDLSAVLDDATFVDASLSASTGTASRAGDTVSWSGALAPGASATITYSVTYTGDGDQILRNSACVPAGETLPGTPSCDIVRIPGAALTQWKSATPSSDPVVAGSTITYTLYFDNDGQTAATIDAVDDLTFVLDDATVTTEPSSPDGLTAVRTGAEISITGSVPVGETYTVVYTVTVLPDDERADSVATNFLLAPGEDPPADGECTPVDAQEPNCTSTPITGVSYSKAVVASDTPARTGTELTYTITVTNTGATVVDVLRDDDLSGVLDDATLADAPASDTPSVTVAGPTGDIISLGGTLAPGAVATITYSVTVNALGDRGDNRATNFLVPPGTPPGAVCDPATEQCTSTPIQAYTVAKSVDVASTTPGGVVTYTVVVTNAGEVDYTAADPASFTDDLSGVLDDAVYNGDITAGGTVVGDTLTWSGPLAVGATTTVTYSVTVDDPPAGDSVLDNAVVPTAPGGECDPAAVCVTETPIASFTLTKDVDVTSAMPGDTVTYTVTVTNTGQSPFTTAAPASFEDDLAGVLDDAAYNGDVSAGGSVTGSVLTWSGALAVGASATVTYSVTVNDPITGDQDLANVVTPTAPGGSCAIAADCVTNTPVASYTVAKEASAASALPGDTVTYTVTVTNTGDVDYTGADPASFTDDLSGVLDDAVYNDDVSAGGTVSGTTLTWSGALAAGDSVTVTYSVTVDDPITGDFSLLNVVAPTGPGGSCDDVCTTTTPLGSFRIVKETESTTVVPGDVVTYTITVTNVGDAAYTAADPASFTDDLSAVLDDATYNGDATSTTGTGVAYAAPVLSWSGELAVGAVVTVTYSVTVNSPATGDASLSNTVVTPPGSGGNCEPGSTDPACIANVPAAAFTIEKTAEPAVAQPGDVVTYTVTVTNTGGLPYTDADPAAFTDDLSRVLDDSSYNDDVSVGGDVTGDTLTWSGPLEVGETLQVTYSVTVDDPVDGDFLLRNVVAPAAPGGECVPDSCITETPVASYQVQKQVDVPDANVGDVVTYTVTVTNTGRVPYTDAFPALFDDDLSGVLDDATYNDDASGGAFVAGDLMSWTGAVAIGSTATVTYSVTVNDPLTGDGLLRNAVTASGPGGSCDEAADCITETPIATYRVEKDVSTTRAWVGDRVTFTITVTNTGEVPYTDASPASFTDDLSSALAVGRYNGDASSGATYSAPSLSWEGALDVGATVKVTYSVTVTEPGEILNVVVTPPGSGANCSTGSGDPDCRTLTTISPAGLAVTGGTVWTAAGLGGIAMLALGLILARRRRGALHD